The DNA region TCTTTTCATCCCACTTTAGCTTGTATCAGTTTCtctcactgtgacaaaatacctaagataatcagCTTTAGAAAAGGAAAGTTTTGTTCTGGGTCAGAGTTTCAGAGTTGGCCCTGTTGCTtgggacctgtggtgaggcagcacattgtGAAGGGAAACATGTGATAGAGCAAAAAACAGCTCACCTCATGACAtccagaaagcaaagaggaagagcagAAGACCAGAGTCCCATAGTCCCCTTTAAAGGCACACCCCCattgacctaacttcctcccataAGTCCTCTCAAAGGCTCCAcgacctcccagtagtgccacaggctggaaACCATGCCTTACAACTCCTAGGCTTTGGAGGGACgagtatctaaaccataactccTGTGCCCTTTCTCCTAATCCACTTCAAAGAGGCAACAGGATGCAGTTAAAAGGAACTCACAGTTTGTATTTAAATAGACCTAGGTTCTGGTTCAGCTTCCATTTTTAATAGCTGTGGAAACTTAAGCAAAGTGAGTctgtatttcctcatctgtaaaacaaggatAAGAGTTATCTCTCTGAGATCGGGCATTCAGTAGGCATTCAATCAATGCACAGTTCCCCAAAATGAACCAATTTGTATCATGTTGGGAATTTCCAGGCAGCTTGGAGTGTTTTCTGACATACTTCCGGTAAACTCTATGCCACTTGtctccccagtaccataaatgaaagaataaaaaaggccCAGACTAAAAACAGCACCAAAATTAATCATAAGCAAGTTCTTTATTAATTGACTCATCAGTTCAGGGGTAGTGCCTATCAGTTTCAGATGGTGCCCTGTCCCGTCTACCTTTCCCTCTTTCAGGATGAAGTCTCACTGTCAGGCAAGGGCTTCAGACCACCCCTCTGAGTAGACTTCAGCCAGCTTGTATTATTCGTCGGCTATGGTTTTCCGAACCCAGTCCAGGATGGAAGGCACCTTCACGTAGACACCATACTCGGCCACAGTGCAGCTCTTATCAAAGCTCAGGATCCCAGCGGCATACCAGGTGTCATCCTCCAGGTCATGAATGACAAAGGCGCTGCCAGCATCACCATAACAGGTGTCTTCCTGGTACTTGGACATGCCAGCACAGAAGGTGTGCTCATTCAGGATGGGCTGCACCCCCACAGGGCTCTTTGGGATCTTCTTTTCAGGCACTGTACTGTTTTCATAGTGCAGCTCACAGTTGGATTGGTCAGCCACGGGCAGCATGACATACTTGAGGCGCTCCGTAAACTCAAAGTTGACATTTCGCCCCCAGCCAGACACATAACCCACACGCCCCACTTCCGCATAATCCTTGGAAGGTAGGCAAATGGGCATCACTCTCTCATTCACAGGCACCTTCTGTTTGAGTTTGATGAGCCCAATATCTATCATGGAGTAGTTAGGGTGGAGAACCACCTTCTCAATCTCCACCATCTGCCTTCTCCCCACAAAGAGTTTTAAAGTAGGAGCAATGTCCTCTGCTGTTGCATTCTCTGTGTGATTCAGGAAGAGATTTTTGGCCGTGGTCAACAGCCACTGTTCATTGATCAGCGTGGCCCCTGTGGTGAGACCATGGCGCGAGATCATCTTAGCCTGCCAGGGAAAGCTGCCTTTGGCATCCAGATATCCACCAATGATGCGCTGCACCTGATCCACCGGATTCTTAGGCTTTCCACACACTGTCAAGGAGAGCAAGAAACTCAAGAGCAGGCATGTGAAAGTCTCCCAGGCCAGGAGAAACAAGTTAAAGCACTGATGTTCTTACTGTCTACCcttttcaaaattagaaatgcTCAAATGCTTTGCTCTTACCATCTGCTCATCTCACTGCCAATgttcacaatttaaaataatgtttttttcattCTGTACATCACAAAGTAGAGTTTTAGCCCCTGCTTTTCCAACAAAAAAGAAGTAAGTAGCACTGAGATTTTTAAGCCCCAGCTGATAaactatttgtatatttaaataattttgtcacCATAAAGGAATTTCCACAGTTCCCTGAAACTCTTAAAAGGGCTGGATGCTATCTAATTCCTTCTTCCTGACTAGCGAGGGCTGTGTGTTAGCACTGGCAGGAATGCAAATTTTATAGACACTGCAGTTGATCCAAGGCATATTAGCAGTTCCACAGCCCTGATGGCAGAAAGTGGACAAGACCCTCTGTTCCCAGAAGAAAGGGGGAGAGCAAGGAATCAGGAGTCCCAGCTCATCTTCAGCCTCCTGTTTTGTCCCTCCATGGGTTAAGCTTTTGCTCAACCTTCCCTGACTTGTTCTTTCTCGTTTTACCTTTGAACTAGGCTCTCTAGGTAGGCTGTCTATATGCATAGGGTCTCCTAATCCAGGGGCAATAAAGACAATGCCCTTCAAGCCCAAAAGAAACAAGATGCTCAGTAAGCTCCTTTAGAGGTCACCTCCTCACTGTCCAGGTCTTGACCCCACTGGCTATGGTTCTCCCTGATCCCTCGCCTTGGCTCCTGTATGCTCAGAGTAAGCCACAGAAAAGGGATGTGGCTTTGCAACATTTCAGCCTAGCTGCCTACCCATGACCTAACCCCAGCACCCACCTGCTTCACATTCAGGAAGTTTCTCTCCAATGTCTTTGTTGATCCACTGCTTCTCGCTGTTTAAGGTATATACTcctgaaacaaaaggaaagaaatgagccCAGAGAGAGAGCAATTCTGGACCTCAGGTAGGGTGAGAGGGTATTTAAAGAGAAGACTGtaaaaggagggaggagaagagcaCTGAGCTTCATGTCAAGCACTGGGCGCTCCAGGCATCCCCAGCAGGACAGACTGTGCTCATGACAAGATATAGGACAAGTAGAGATGGGGCTGGAGAGCTGACTCCACCTCTCAAAGACCACCTGAACTTGAGCAAGATATTcattttctctgtgcttcagtttcctcatcagaaaaataagaataacagTATCTCTTCAGAGCAGTGTTGTGAGAACAAAGTGCTCTAAATAGATAGGAAGCACTTAGAAAGTGCCAGGAATATAGTGCTGCCTACAATGGGAAGGGTTACCCATTGTCATTGTCATTTGTTCTTTTACTGTATCTCCTTTCATAGACAGAGAGCTTACTCTGAGATAGGTAGGCTCCATGGCTTGGACTCCACTTAACAAAAGAGAAACTGGTGCTGAGAAAAGTTTGCTCACAGAACCACCTACTGGTGAGAAAAACTAACTCAGGATCTAAATCTCCTGGGTCCAAGAAGTGCAGATGAACTTTTTGGCCTTTATGGGGATGTCAGGGCTAGGGTGTATGCTGGGCAGAGACTCTTGTCCGGGTCTTACCATCTCCTTCAGTGCGCAGTCTGTAATAGGTGTTACACTCGTAGCGAACCATGTGATTCACATAGCCATTTGCAATCTCAGGGGGCTTCGGGCAGCTGTCTTCTGCAAACAAAAGGAAACCAGTAAAGGAAGTTAATATTCAATTATTGCTCCCAGAGACCTATAAAAAGTCAGAGAGGAAGTTGCTGTGCATATCAACCTCCTTCCAACCTTTGGAAGACAATAAAGGGCATCTACCCTCATTACTAGGACACAATAGGATGAGAAGGCACTACTGGGTCTTCTCCAAGAATGCAGATCCAGTGGGTCAGAGTGGGCCACAGCAGAGGTGGGGATGCACAACTGCTGCCCAAACCCAAAGACCTACCTGTAAGATCTGTGACATCATTGTCCAAATCTGCAGCAAAAAGCTGTCCGCAGAGCAGGAGAGCAACCAGAGCTCCCAGGGTACTGCAGAGAGATGAAGGAAGGAATGCAAAAATGATCCCCTGCTTTACAgagcacgtacacacacacacccctccctcAAGCACCcaggaaataaaatagatatatagaAGTGCCGGGACCAAGAAGTTGCTCCTCCACCCACATATATGCTTTAGTAGCTCTTCTGAACACACCCAGGTTCCAGCAAGTTCTATGCTGCTAGGAATAATACGTCCACTTCAGAGAGTAACCACCAAGATACGAAGGCACAGAGTTAAGGGAGCCTCAATTTATGGCCACCTTCAGAAAACACTAAATTGGCAATAATATATGAGCTCTCCAGCCAAGAGGAACCTCCACTGGGTACCCCTAAACTAGGCTACAAAGATGCTCCCAATACAATGTGGACTTAAAGAAAGGGAACATGGGGCTTATTATGCTAAcctctctactttttaaaaatttctataataaaagactttttaaaatattactgctTGTTTCCTGAGATGGGATCAACCCAAGTTGGTCTCAAACTCCAGGGCTCaagcaatccccctgcctcagcctcctgagtaactaggaCTACAAGCCCTCATCACTGGACCCAGCCcaaatatgcaatttaaaatctACATATgattgttttaattgttttatgatcatttgcttttaagaaatgggatataggggctggggatgtggctcaagcggtagcgcgctcgcctagcatgcgtgcggcccgggttcgatcctcagcagcaccacacaccaacaaagatgttgtgtccgccaagaactaagaaaataaataaataaataaatgttaaaattctctctctctgtccccccctctctctctcactctctcttaaaaaaaaaaaaaaaaaaaaagaaatgggatatAATCAGCCcgagtgcacatctgtaatcccagtgactaggagactgaggcaggaggatcataagttcaaggccagcctcagcaacttagcaagacctagtctcaaaaaataaaaagggctggggatatagctcagtggtaaagtgctcctgggttctattcctagtaccaaccacaaccacacacacacacacacacacacacacattaaaaa from Urocitellus parryii isolate mUroPar1 chromosome 15, mUroPar1.hap1, whole genome shotgun sequence includes:
- the LOC113190103 gene encoding haptoglobin, whose protein sequence is MSTLGALVALLLCGQLFAADLDNDVTDLTEDSCPKPPEIANGYVNHMVRYECNTYYRLRTEGDGVYTLNSEKQWINKDIGEKLPECEAVCGKPKNPVDQVQRIIGGYLDAKGSFPWQAKMISRHGLTTGATLINEQWLLTTAKNLFLNHTENATAEDIAPTLKLFVGRRQMVEIEKVVLHPNYSMIDIGLIKLKQKVPVNERVMPICLPSKDYAEVGRVGYVSGWGRNVNFEFTERLKYVMLPVADQSNCELHYENSTVPEKKIPKSPVGVQPILNEHTFCAGMSKYQEDTCYGDAGSAFVIHDLEDDTWYAAGILSFDKSCTVAEYGVYVKVPSILDWVRKTIADE